Proteins encoded within one genomic window of Acidobacteriota bacterium:
- a CDS encoding intradiol ring-cleavage dioxygenase, with amino-acid sequence MAKKHLTNRFSSRRDLLRLFGATGVAMLAGWETLPPGFWSSSKSLPTVKADALSCVVRPEQTEGPYFVDEMLNRSDIRMDPTNNTVKDGTPLRLRINVTRTTAGSCVPLPGALVDIWHCDALGVYSDVRDTGEGFNTVGQKFLRGYQVTDANGAVEFITIYPGWYTGRTVHIHFKIRLFNGSSVTHEFTSQLYFDDTVTDLVHSQSPYSSKGTRNTRNTQDGIYRNNGDQLLLPVTLDEQGYLATFDIALEGISTSESPAISSAVINGKQLIVTGSNFDSGASLLVNGVSQKKTTNDTTNPTSILIAKKAGKKIASGQTVTLQVRNPGGLISSEFQFTRP; translated from the coding sequence ATGGCCAAAAAACACCTGACTAACCGTTTTTCAAGCCGGCGTGATTTGCTTCGGCTTTTTGGAGCCACCGGAGTGGCCATGCTCGCCGGGTGGGAAACCTTGCCTCCTGGATTCTGGTCCAGTTCCAAATCCCTCCCAACTGTCAAAGCGGATGCTCTGTCCTGTGTGGTCAGGCCAGAACAAACCGAAGGTCCCTATTTTGTTGATGAAATGCTCAACCGCTCTGATATTCGAATGGATCCCACCAATAACACCGTGAAGGATGGAACGCCGCTCCGGTTAAGAATCAATGTCACCCGAACAACCGCAGGAAGTTGTGTTCCGCTGCCAGGTGCTCTGGTTGATATCTGGCACTGTGATGCGCTGGGGGTTTATTCCGACGTGCGGGATACTGGCGAAGGATTTAATACCGTAGGCCAGAAATTCCTGCGCGGGTATCAGGTCACCGATGCCAACGGTGCGGTTGAATTCATTACCATTTATCCGGGCTGGTACACGGGGCGCACGGTTCACATCCATTTTAAAATCCGACTCTTTAACGGCTCCAGCGTTACCCACGAATTCACGTCACAACTCTATTTTGACGATACCGTCACTGATCTGGTGCATTCCCAGTCTCCCTATAGTTCAAAAGGGACGCGAAACACCCGCAATACCCAGGATGGCATTTATCGCAATAACGGAGACCAGTTGCTGCTTCCAGTTACCCTGGATGAGCAAGGGTATCTGGCCACTTTTGACATTGCCCTCGAAGGAATTTCAACCTCTGAATCACCAGCTATTTCCAGTGCCGTCATCAACGGCAAGCAATTGATCGTGACTGGGAGCAATTTTGACAGCGGGGCTTCCCTGCTGGTCAATGGCGTTTCCCAAAAGAAAACCACCAACGACACCACCAATCCCACCAGTATCTTGATTGCCAAAAAAGCTGGCAAAAAAATTGCCTCCGGGCAAACCGTTACCTTACAGGTCAGAAATCCAGGTGGGTTGATTTCGAGTGAGTTCCAGTTTACCCGCCCCTGA
- a CDS encoding Spy/CpxP family protein refolding chaperone: MKKQFLFLFGSVAVLGAVLLSTFLPQTFAFGQHPERRGMKDRRAQFAQELNLTDAQKSEMKTLMAREHQAVKPIFQQLSQFQDQIRDVNADGQFHEAEVRALAEQQAKLMTSLQLRHTETRSQMQKILTAEQLEKAESLRPNFDRGFGPMPFMGAHHREERMARVLGLTPEQEAKIQTNLEADRPVVSNLVQQLHTQNQQLKTLTATGTADQTQINALLDQQTQTMTDLIVQRERTRLKNDAILTPEQRATAEALHDRMKMMMGERFGRHSAE, encoded by the coding sequence ATGAAAAAACAATTTCTTTTCCTTTTTGGCAGTGTTGCCGTTTTGGGTGCTGTTTTGTTGAGCACTTTCCTTCCTCAAACCTTTGCATTCGGCCAGCACCCAGAACGACGAGGGATGAAGGACCGCCGGGCTCAATTTGCTCAGGAATTGAATTTAACCGACGCCCAAAAATCAGAGATGAAAACCTTGATGGCGCGCGAACATCAGGCCGTCAAGCCCATCTTTCAACAACTTTCCCAATTCCAGGATCAAATTCGCGACGTCAATGCCGATGGTCAGTTTCACGAAGCTGAAGTCCGGGCCCTGGCTGAACAGCAAGCGAAACTGATGACCAGCCTGCAATTGCGCCACACCGAGACTCGCAGTCAAATGCAGAAGATTTTGACGGCTGAACAGCTTGAGAAAGCTGAAAGCCTTCGACCGAATTTTGATCGAGGTTTTGGCCCAATGCCCTTTATGGGCGCCCATCATCGTGAAGAGCGAATGGCCAGAGTGTTGGGTCTGACCCCAGAACAAGAAGCCAAAATCCAAACCAATCTTGAAGCTGACCGCCCAGTCGTTTCGAATTTAGTGCAACAACTGCATACCCAAAACCAGCAACTGAAAACCCTGACTGCCACCGGCACCGCCGACCAAACTCAGATCAATGCCCTGCTTGATCAACAGACTCAGACCATGACCGACCTGATTGTGCAACGTGAACGAACCCGGCTCAAAAATGATGCGATTTTAACCCCGGAACAACGTGCCACGGCTGAAGCGCTCCATGATCGGATGAAAATGATGATGGGCGAACGGTTTGGTCGTCACAGCGCGGAATAA
- a CDS encoding response regulator transcription factor, which yields MDSILLIDDDIELCQLMEEYLEPEGFLIEKVHTGRLGVERALAGTYSLVVLDVMLPELNGFDVLRQIRARSKVPVLMLTARGEDVDRIVGLEIGADDYLSKPFNPRELLARMRAILRRTRPEPTPTGLVSPTEKIQVNDVELDPRSRTVRRGGKLIELTTVEFDLLDALLRAAGNVVSREHLCETALGRSFHPFDRSIDMHISNLRKKLGTRSGGQERIKSIRGVGYIYTFDSDEA from the coding sequence ATGGACTCAATTTTACTCATTGACGATGACATTGAACTGTGCCAGCTCATGGAAGAATACCTTGAGCCTGAAGGATTTTTAATTGAAAAAGTCCACACTGGACGACTTGGGGTTGAGCGAGCTTTGGCGGGAACCTATTCACTGGTTGTCCTGGATGTGATGTTGCCTGAATTGAACGGTTTTGACGTCCTTCGCCAGATTCGGGCACGCTCAAAAGTACCTGTCTTGATGTTGACCGCCCGTGGGGAAGATGTGGATCGAATTGTCGGCCTCGAAATCGGTGCGGATGACTATCTGTCCAAGCCATTTAATCCACGTGAGTTACTGGCTCGAATGCGCGCCATCCTACGCCGTACCCGCCCGGAACCAACCCCAACTGGTTTGGTTTCACCGACAGAAAAAATCCAGGTCAATGATGTCGAACTCGATCCCCGGTCGCGAACTGTCCGACGCGGTGGAAAATTGATCGAACTGACCACGGTTGAATTTGATTTACTCGATGCGTTGCTCAGAGCGGCTGGCAATGTCGTCTCTCGCGAACATTTATGCGAAACCGCGTTGGGTCGCTCATTTCATCCTTTTGATCGCAGCATTGATATGCACATCAGCAACCTGCGCAAAAAGCTCGGGACACGATCTGGCGGGCAAGAGCGGATTAAATCCATTCGGGGCGTTGGGTATATCTACACCTTTGACAGTGATGAGGCGTGA
- a CDS encoding HAMP domain-containing protein, with protein MQSLFLKIFLWFWLAMALMVAALILATMTVDSSDRRFRTSFGRMISVQALSAVETYERSGAAGLTGFLERVNKVSGLRGYFYDREGVLVSGIGADSPEKSGLAQQVKTQRRVQVESLETVMLVATPIFDSKGTLFVYIEEIPRPPFNPWLGNPEVLSVRIFAVVLTGSLVCYGLARYLAHPIEKLRVATQQFANGELTVRISSAIGRRRDEIGQLAHDFDGMAERIEGLVNSQRRLLSDISHELRSPLARLYVALGLARRRSGPDAKAALDRIEHETERLNELIGQLLTLTKLESHSLLADAETFDLGRLVQDVAADVDFEAQAINRGVSVEAVNSCRLTGSYELVRRAIENVLRNAISYTPEQSEVKVSLETFSSGGNQLARITVRDFGPGVPEAELNRIFQPFTRVGDDRDRKTGGIGLGLAITERAVNAHGGTVQAANLPDGFEVALTLPLSEQHL; from the coding sequence ATGCAAAGCCTTTTTCTCAAAATTTTTCTCTGGTTCTGGCTGGCAATGGCGCTGATGGTTGCGGCATTGATTCTCGCCACGATGACGGTTGATTCCTCTGACCGTCGGTTTCGAACTTCGTTTGGGCGAATGATTTCGGTTCAGGCATTGAGTGCCGTCGAAACCTATGAGCGGTCTGGGGCGGCTGGCCTGACTGGTTTTTTAGAGCGAGTCAATAAAGTTTCAGGCTTACGCGGATATTTTTATGACCGGGAAGGGGTTCTGGTCAGTGGGATTGGGGCGGATAGTCCTGAAAAATCCGGCCTGGCTCAGCAAGTGAAAACTCAGCGACGAGTTCAAGTTGAATCACTTGAAACTGTGATGCTGGTGGCGACCCCAATTTTTGATTCCAAAGGGACCTTATTTGTCTACATTGAAGAAATTCCGCGTCCCCCATTCAATCCATGGCTCGGAAATCCAGAGGTTCTGTCAGTCCGCATTTTTGCGGTGGTGTTGACCGGGAGCCTGGTTTGTTATGGACTGGCTCGCTATCTGGCCCATCCGATTGAGAAATTACGGGTTGCGACGCAACAATTTGCCAATGGTGAATTGACTGTCCGGATTAGTTCAGCAATTGGGCGGCGACGGGATGAAATCGGCCAACTGGCACATGATTTCGATGGGATGGCTGAACGCATTGAAGGACTGGTCAATTCACAACGACGGTTGCTAAGTGATATTTCACACGAACTGCGCTCTCCGCTGGCTCGCCTGTATGTCGCGCTCGGTTTGGCCCGCCGTCGGTCAGGGCCAGACGCAAAAGCCGCGCTCGACCGAATCGAACACGAAACCGAGCGACTCAATGAACTGATTGGGCAACTTCTGACGCTCACGAAACTGGAAAGCCATTCCTTGTTGGCTGATGCTGAAACTTTTGATCTTGGGCGGCTGGTTCAGGACGTGGCGGCGGATGTGGATTTTGAAGCGCAGGCCATCAACCGTGGAGTTTCTGTGGAGGCTGTCAATTCATGCCGGTTGACTGGTTCGTACGAACTGGTTCGGCGGGCAATCGAAAATGTGCTCCGCAACGCGATTTCCTACACGCCAGAGCAATCTGAGGTCAAAGTTTCACTGGAAACTTTTTCAAGCGGTGGCAATCAACTGGCGCGAATTACGGTGCGCGATTTCGGCCCTGGCGTGCCGGAAGCGGAACTGAACCGAATTTTTCAGCCCTTTACCCGGGTTGGCGATGACCGTGACCGTAAAACCGGCGGCATCGGACTCGGTCTGGCGATTACTGAACGAGCAGTAAACGCTCACGGAGGCACCGTGCAGGCGGCAAACCTCCCTGATGGGTTTGAGGTTGCATTGACCTTGCCGTTGTCTGAACAACACCTTTAA
- the kynU gene encoding kynureninase: MFLPTEAFALQLDQADPLAHFRNQFHQPEPSSTGEPLIYFCGNSLGLQPRGVRESVLREIDDWARLAVHGHFKEHNPWVSYEQALLGPMAELVGAQPEEVVIMNGLTVNLHLLMVSFFRPTATRHQILLEANAFPSDQYALQSQIRFHGFDPESAFLEAHPRPGEDTLRTEDIVALIEEHGQKIALVMFAGVNYLTGQVFDMAAITEAAHQQGCVVGIDLAHAVGNVPLRLHDWDVDFAVWCSYKYLNSGPGAVAGCFVHQRHRNAPELPRFTGWWGTKPQIRFEMRPTFDLQPGAAGWQLSNLPILSMAALKASLDVFHEAGILALREKSEKLTSYLLYLLDQNQTGTASVITPRELKDRGCQISIRVFDQARAVFQSLEEVGVIGDFREPNVIRVAPVPLYNTFHEVWRFAQIWQGLI; encoded by the coding sequence ATGTTTCTTCCAACCGAAGCCTTTGCACTCCAACTGGATCAGGCTGATCCGCTTGCCCATTTCCGAAACCAGTTTCACCAGCCGGAACCCAGTTCAACTGGCGAACCGCTGATTTATTTCTGTGGAAATTCACTTGGATTGCAGCCCAGGGGAGTCCGTGAATCAGTTCTGCGGGAAATTGACGATTGGGCACGACTGGCGGTCCACGGACACTTTAAAGAGCACAATCCGTGGGTTTCGTACGAACAGGCCCTGCTTGGACCAATGGCCGAACTGGTCGGTGCCCAGCCCGAAGAAGTTGTGATTATGAATGGCCTGACCGTCAACCTGCATTTGTTGATGGTCTCGTTTTTTCGTCCAACGGCAACTCGCCATCAGATTCTGCTCGAAGCCAACGCTTTCCCATCGGACCAGTATGCCCTCCAGAGCCAGATTCGGTTTCATGGATTTGACCCGGAATCGGCATTCCTCGAAGCCCATCCCCGTCCAGGTGAAGACACGCTCCGCACGGAAGATATCGTCGCATTGATCGAAGAACATGGTCAGAAAATTGCGCTCGTGATGTTTGCCGGCGTGAACTACCTGACGGGCCAGGTCTTTGATATGGCGGCCATCACCGAGGCAGCTCATCAACAGGGCTGTGTGGTGGGGATTGATCTGGCCCATGCGGTCGGAAATGTACCGCTTCGGCTGCATGACTGGGACGTTGATTTTGCGGTGTGGTGTTCGTACAAATACCTGAATTCAGGCCCTGGTGCCGTGGCCGGGTGTTTTGTCCACCAGCGTCATCGAAACGCCCCGGAACTGCCACGCTTTACCGGGTGGTGGGGCACCAAACCCCAGATTCGCTTTGAAATGCGACCCACCTTTGACTTACAACCTGGTGCTGCGGGCTGGCAGTTGAGTAATCTGCCAATTCTGTCAATGGCGGCCCTCAAAGCCTCGCTTGATGTCTTTCACGAAGCGGGAATCCTGGCACTTCGGGAAAAATCCGAAAAATTGACCAGTTATCTGCTCTACTTGCTTGATCAAAACCAGACTGGCACAGCATCCGTCATAACTCCCCGTGAACTTAAAGACCGTGGGTGTCAGATTTCAATCCGGGTTTTTGATCAAGCACGCGCTGTATTTCAGAGCCTGGAAGAAGTCGGGGTGATTGGCGATTTCCGCGAACCAAACGTCATCCGGGTCGCGCCAGTACCGCTGTACAATACCTTTCATGAAGTCTGGCGCTTTGCCCAAATCTGGCAAGGGCTCATCTAA